From the Kogia breviceps isolate mKogBre1 chromosome 3, mKogBre1 haplotype 1, whole genome shotgun sequence genome, one window contains:
- the SALL2 gene encoding sal-like protein 2 isoform X7, translated as MSRRKQRKPQQLISDCEGPSASENGDASEEDHPQVCAKCCAQFTDPAEFLAHQNACSPDPPVMVIIGGQENPNNSSTSSEPRPEGHSSPQVMEAEQSNPSDSGSSVPTDPTWGPERRGEESSGHFLVAATGTAAGGGGGLILASPKLGATPLPPESTPAPPPPPPPPPPPGVGSGHLNIPLILEELRVLQQRQIHQMQMTEQICRQVLLLGSLGQTVGTPSSPSELPGTGAVSSTKPLLPLFSPIKPVQTGKTLAPSSTSSSSSGAETPKQAFFHLYHPLGSQHPFAAGGVGRSHKPTPAPSPALSGSTDQLIASPHLAFPGTTGLLAAQCLGAARGLEATASPGLLKPKNGGGELGYGELMGPLEKPGGRHKCRFCAKVFGSDSALQIHLRSHTGERPYKCNVCGNRFTTRGNLKVHFHRHREKYPHVQMNPHPVPEHLDYVITSSGLPYGMSVPPEKAEEEAAMPGGGVERKPLVASTTALSATESLTLLSTGAGTATAPALPAFNKFVLMKAVEPKSKADENTPPGSEGSAIAGVAESGTATRMQLSKLVTSLPSWALLTNHFKSTGSFPFPYVLEPLGASPSETSKLQQLVEKIDRQGAVAVASTASGASTTSAPATSSSASSGPNQCVICLRVLSCPRALRLHYGQHGGERPFKCKVCGRAFSTRGNLRAHFVGHKASPAARAQNSCPICQKKFTNAVTLQQHVRMHLGGQIPNGGTTLPEGGGTAQENGPEQSAVSGAGSFPQQPSQQPSPEEELSEEEEEDEEEEEDVTDEDSLAGRGSESGGEKAISVRGDSEEASGAEEEVGTVVAVATAGKEMDSNEKTIQQPSLPPPPPPPDSLDRTQPVEQGGSDVAGGTEGGGKPERSASPVSALALEGEGNSPTSVEELSLQEVMRKDPGESGSRKACEAGLSRTGYPQEAYAAGSPPGPAPPVLFGPGTVAEKLPPAMGSRKAKEKRFPPPPLLASGIQDSA; from the exons ATGTCTCGGCGAAAGCAGCGGAAACCCCAACAGTTAATCTCGGACTGCGAAGGTCCCAGCGCGTCTGAGAACG GTGATGCTAGCGAGGAGGACCACCCCCAAGTCTGTGCCAAGTGCTGCGCACAATTCACTGACCCAGCTGAATTCCTCGCCCACCAGAATGCATGTTCTCCTGACCCCCCTGTAATGGTGATAATTGGGGGCCAGGAGAACCCCAACAACTCTTCAACCTCTTCTGAACCCCGGCCTGAGGGCCACAGCAGTCCCCAGGTCATGGAGGCCGAGCAGAGCAACCCCTCGGATTCCGGGTCCTCTGTACCCACAGATCCcacctggggcccagagaggaggggagaggagtctTCGGGGCACTTTCTCGTAGCTGCCACAGGTACAGcagctgggggaggtgggggcctgATCTTGGCCAGCCCTAAGCTAGGAGCAACTCCATTACCTCCAGAATCCACTCctgcaccaccaccccctccacctcctcctccgcCCCCAGGTGTAGGCAGCGGCCACTTGAACATCCCTCTGATCTTGGAAGAGCTCCGGGTACTGCAGCAGCGGCAGATCCATCAGATGCAGATGACTGAGCAAATCTGCCGGCAGGTGCTGCTGCTTGGCTCCTTAGGCCAGACAGTGGGCACCCCTTCCAGCCCCTCCGAGTTACCTGGGACAGGCGCCGTCTCCTCCACCAAGCCCTTGCTCCCCCTCTTCAGCCCCATCAAGCCTGTCCAAACTGGCAAGACACTGGCgccttcctccacctcctcctcctcctcaggggcGGAAACACCCAAGCAGGCTTTCTTCCACCTTTATCATCCACTGGGGTCACAGCACCCTTTTGCTGCCGGAGGGGTTGGGCGAAGCCACAAAcccacccctgctccctccccGGCCCTGTCAGGCAGCACAGATCAGCTGATTGCCTCGCCTCATTTGGCATTCCCAGGCACCACGGGACTTCTGGCAGCACAGTGTCTTGGGGCAGCCCGAGGCCTCGAGGCTACTGCCTCCCCAGGGCTCCTGAAGCCAAAGAATGGAGGTGGTGAGCTGGGCTATGGGGAGTTGATGGGTCCCTTGGAGAAGCCTGGTGGACGGCACAAATGCCGCTTCTGTGCCAAAGTATTTGGCAGTGACAGTGCCCTGCAGATCCACCTGCGTTCCCACACAGGTGAGAGGCCCTATAAGTGTAATGTCTGTGGCAACCGCTTTACCACGCGTGGCAACCTCAAAGTGCATTTCCACCGGCATCGGGAGAAGTACCCGCACGTGCAGATGAACCCTCACCCGGTACCAGAGCATCTGGACTACGTCATCACCAGCAGCGGCCTGCCCTATGGTATGTCCGTGCCGCCAGAGAAGGCCGAGGAGGAGGCGGCCATGCCAGGTGGCGGTGTGGAACGCAAGCCTCTGGTGGCCTCCACCACGGCACTCAGTGCCACAGAGAGCCTGACGCTGCTCTCCACTGGGGCAGGCACAGCCACGGCTCCTGCGCTCCCTGCTTTCAATAAGTTCGTGCTCATGAAAGCGGTAGAGCCAAAGAGTAAAGCTGATGAAAACACCCCACCCGGGAGCGAGGGCTCAGCCATCGCCGGCGTGGCAGAAAGTGGCACAGCAACCCGCATGCAGCTAAGTAAGCTGGTGACCTCGCTACCCAGCTGGGCCCTGCTTACCAACCACTTTAAGTCCACTGGTAGCTTCCCCTTTCCTTACGTGCTAGAGCCTTTGGGGGCTTCACCCTCTGAGACCTCCAAGCTGCAGCAACTGGTAGAGAAGATTGACCGTCAAGGAGCCGTGGCAGTGGCCTCTACTGCTTCGGGAGCCTCCACCACCTCTGCCCCTGCAACTTCATCCTCAGCCTCATCAGGACCTAACCAGTGTGTCATTTGTCTCCGGGTGCTGAGCTGTCCTCGAGCGCTGCGCCTGCATTACGGCCAACATGGAGGTGAGCGGCCCTTTAAATGCAAAGTGTGTGGCAGAGCTTTCTCTACCCGGGGCAATCTGCGTGCCCATTTCGTGGGCCACAAGGCTAGTCCAGCTGCCCGGGCCCAGAACTCCTGCCCCATTTGCCAGAAGAAGTTCACCAATGCTGTTACTCTGCAGCAGCATGTTCGGATGCACTTGGGGGGCCAGATCCCCAACGGTGGTACCACGCTCCCTGAAGGTGGGGGAACTGCCCAGGAGAACGGCCCTGAGCAGTCTGCAGTCTCCGGGGCAGGGAGCTTCCCCCAACAGCCATCCCAGCAGCCATCCCCAGAAGAGGAGTTGTccgaagaggaagaagaggacgaagaagaagaggaagacgtGACTGATGAAGATTCCCTGGCAGGGAGAGGCTCCGAGAGTGGAGGTGAGAAAGCGATATCAGTGCGTGGTGATTCAGAAGAGGCCTCCGGGGCAGAGGAGGAAGTGGGAACTGTGGTGGCAGTGGCCACAGCTGGGAAGGAGATGGACAGTAATGAGAAAACGATTCAACAGCCTTCtctgccgccaccgccgccgccgcctgacAGCCTGGATCGAACGCAGCCAGTGGAGCAGGGCGGCAGTGATGTTGCAGGAGGCACAGAAGGCGGGGGCAAACCGGAGAGGAGCGCCAGCCCAGTGTCAGCCTTGGCCCTAGAAGGTGAAGGCAACAGCCCCACCTCGGTCGAGGAGCTGAGCCTGCAGGAAGTGATGAGAAAGGATCCCGGAGAGAGCGGCAGCAGAAAGGCCTGTGAG GCAGGGCTTTCTCGAACGGGCTACCCTCAAGAAGCATATGCTGCTGGCTCACCACCAG GCCCCGCACCACCAGTGCTGTTTGGCCCAGGAACTGTGGCTGAGAAGTTGCCTCCAGCAATGGGATCCAGAAAAGCCAAGGAGAAGAgattcccccctcctcctcttttggCCTCTGGCATCCAAGACAGTGCCTGA
- the SALL2 gene encoding sal-like protein 2 isoform X9: protein MSRRKQRKPQQLISDCEGPSASENGDASEEDHPQVCAKCCAQFTDPAEFLAHQNACSPDPPVMVIIGGQENPNNSSTSSEPRPEGHSSPQVMEAEQSNPSDSGSSVPTDPTWGPERRGEESSGHFLVAATGTAAGGGGGLILASPKLGATPLPPESTPAPPPPPPPPPPPGVGSGHLNIPLILEELRVLQQRQIHQMQMTEQICRQVLLLGSLGQTVGTPSSPSELPGTGAVSSTKPLLPLFSPIKPVQTGKTLAPSSTSSSSSGAETPKQAFFHLYHPLGSQHPFAAGGVGRSHKPTPAPSPALSGSTDQLIASPHLAFPGTTGLLAAQCLGAARGLEATASPGLLKPKNGGGELGYGELMGPLEKPGGRHKCRFCAKVFGSDSALQIHLRSHTGERPYKCNVCGNRFTTRGNLKVHFHRHREKYPHVQMNPHPVPEHLDYVITSSGLPYGMSVPPEKAEEEAAMPGGGVERKPLVASTTALSATESLTLLSTGAGTATAPALPAFNKFVLMKAVEPKSKADENTPPGSEGSAIAGVAESGTATRMQLSKLVTSLPSWALLTNHFKSTGSFPFPYVLEPLGASPSETSKLQQLVEKIDRQGAVAVASTASGASTTSAPATSSSASSGPNQCVICLRVLSCPRALRLHYGQHGGERPFKCKVCGRAFSTRGNLRAHFVGHKASPAARAQNSCPICQKKFTNAVTLQQHVRMHLGGQIPNGGTTLPEGGGTAQENGPEQSAVSGAGSFPQQPSQQPSPEEELSEEEEEDEEEEEDVTDEDSLAGRGSESGGEKAISVRGDSEEASGAEEEVGTVVAVATAGKEMDSNEKTIQQPSLPPPPPPPDSLDRTQPVEQGGSDVAGGTEGGGKPERSASPVSALALEGEGNSPTSVEELSLQEVMRKDPGESGSRKACEAGLSRTGYPQEAYAAGSPPGASEHPHLEL, encoded by the exons ATGTCTCGGCGAAAGCAGCGGAAACCCCAACAGTTAATCTCGGACTGCGAAGGTCCCAGCGCGTCTGAGAACG GTGATGCTAGCGAGGAGGACCACCCCCAAGTCTGTGCCAAGTGCTGCGCACAATTCACTGACCCAGCTGAATTCCTCGCCCACCAGAATGCATGTTCTCCTGACCCCCCTGTAATGGTGATAATTGGGGGCCAGGAGAACCCCAACAACTCTTCAACCTCTTCTGAACCCCGGCCTGAGGGCCACAGCAGTCCCCAGGTCATGGAGGCCGAGCAGAGCAACCCCTCGGATTCCGGGTCCTCTGTACCCACAGATCCcacctggggcccagagaggaggggagaggagtctTCGGGGCACTTTCTCGTAGCTGCCACAGGTACAGcagctgggggaggtgggggcctgATCTTGGCCAGCCCTAAGCTAGGAGCAACTCCATTACCTCCAGAATCCACTCctgcaccaccaccccctccacctcctcctccgcCCCCAGGTGTAGGCAGCGGCCACTTGAACATCCCTCTGATCTTGGAAGAGCTCCGGGTACTGCAGCAGCGGCAGATCCATCAGATGCAGATGACTGAGCAAATCTGCCGGCAGGTGCTGCTGCTTGGCTCCTTAGGCCAGACAGTGGGCACCCCTTCCAGCCCCTCCGAGTTACCTGGGACAGGCGCCGTCTCCTCCACCAAGCCCTTGCTCCCCCTCTTCAGCCCCATCAAGCCTGTCCAAACTGGCAAGACACTGGCgccttcctccacctcctcctcctcctcaggggcGGAAACACCCAAGCAGGCTTTCTTCCACCTTTATCATCCACTGGGGTCACAGCACCCTTTTGCTGCCGGAGGGGTTGGGCGAAGCCACAAAcccacccctgctccctccccGGCCCTGTCAGGCAGCACAGATCAGCTGATTGCCTCGCCTCATTTGGCATTCCCAGGCACCACGGGACTTCTGGCAGCACAGTGTCTTGGGGCAGCCCGAGGCCTCGAGGCTACTGCCTCCCCAGGGCTCCTGAAGCCAAAGAATGGAGGTGGTGAGCTGGGCTATGGGGAGTTGATGGGTCCCTTGGAGAAGCCTGGTGGACGGCACAAATGCCGCTTCTGTGCCAAAGTATTTGGCAGTGACAGTGCCCTGCAGATCCACCTGCGTTCCCACACAGGTGAGAGGCCCTATAAGTGTAATGTCTGTGGCAACCGCTTTACCACGCGTGGCAACCTCAAAGTGCATTTCCACCGGCATCGGGAGAAGTACCCGCACGTGCAGATGAACCCTCACCCGGTACCAGAGCATCTGGACTACGTCATCACCAGCAGCGGCCTGCCCTATGGTATGTCCGTGCCGCCAGAGAAGGCCGAGGAGGAGGCGGCCATGCCAGGTGGCGGTGTGGAACGCAAGCCTCTGGTGGCCTCCACCACGGCACTCAGTGCCACAGAGAGCCTGACGCTGCTCTCCACTGGGGCAGGCACAGCCACGGCTCCTGCGCTCCCTGCTTTCAATAAGTTCGTGCTCATGAAAGCGGTAGAGCCAAAGAGTAAAGCTGATGAAAACACCCCACCCGGGAGCGAGGGCTCAGCCATCGCCGGCGTGGCAGAAAGTGGCACAGCAACCCGCATGCAGCTAAGTAAGCTGGTGACCTCGCTACCCAGCTGGGCCCTGCTTACCAACCACTTTAAGTCCACTGGTAGCTTCCCCTTTCCTTACGTGCTAGAGCCTTTGGGGGCTTCACCCTCTGAGACCTCCAAGCTGCAGCAACTGGTAGAGAAGATTGACCGTCAAGGAGCCGTGGCAGTGGCCTCTACTGCTTCGGGAGCCTCCACCACCTCTGCCCCTGCAACTTCATCCTCAGCCTCATCAGGACCTAACCAGTGTGTCATTTGTCTCCGGGTGCTGAGCTGTCCTCGAGCGCTGCGCCTGCATTACGGCCAACATGGAGGTGAGCGGCCCTTTAAATGCAAAGTGTGTGGCAGAGCTTTCTCTACCCGGGGCAATCTGCGTGCCCATTTCGTGGGCCACAAGGCTAGTCCAGCTGCCCGGGCCCAGAACTCCTGCCCCATTTGCCAGAAGAAGTTCACCAATGCTGTTACTCTGCAGCAGCATGTTCGGATGCACTTGGGGGGCCAGATCCCCAACGGTGGTACCACGCTCCCTGAAGGTGGGGGAACTGCCCAGGAGAACGGCCCTGAGCAGTCTGCAGTCTCCGGGGCAGGGAGCTTCCCCCAACAGCCATCCCAGCAGCCATCCCCAGAAGAGGAGTTGTccgaagaggaagaagaggacgaagaagaagaggaagacgtGACTGATGAAGATTCCCTGGCAGGGAGAGGCTCCGAGAGTGGAGGTGAGAAAGCGATATCAGTGCGTGGTGATTCAGAAGAGGCCTCCGGGGCAGAGGAGGAAGTGGGAACTGTGGTGGCAGTGGCCACAGCTGGGAAGGAGATGGACAGTAATGAGAAAACGATTCAACAGCCTTCtctgccgccaccgccgccgccgcctgacAGCCTGGATCGAACGCAGCCAGTGGAGCAGGGCGGCAGTGATGTTGCAGGAGGCACAGAAGGCGGGGGCAAACCGGAGAGGAGCGCCAGCCCAGTGTCAGCCTTGGCCCTAGAAGGTGAAGGCAACAGCCCCACCTCGGTCGAGGAGCTGAGCCTGCAGGAAGTGATGAGAAAGGATCCCGGAGAGAGCGGCAGCAGAAAGGCCTGTGAG GCAGGGCTTTCTCGAACGGGCTACCCTCAAGAAGCATATGCTGCTGGCTCACCACCAG GTGCATCTGAGCACCCACATTTGGAATTATAG
- the SALL2 gene encoding sal-like protein 2 isoform X4 gives MSRRKQRKPQQLISDCEGPSASENGDASEEDHPQVCAKCCAQFTDPAEFLAHQNACSPDPPVMVIIGGQENPNNSSTSSEPRPEGHSSPQVMEAEQSNPSDSGSSVPTDPTWGPERRGEESSGHFLVAATGTAAGGGGGLILASPKLGATPLPPESTPAPPPPPPPPPPPGVGSGHLNIPLILEELRVLQQRQIHQMQMTEQICRQVLLLGSLGQTVGTPSSPSELPGTGAVSSTKPLLPLFSPIKPVQTGKTLAPSSTSSSSSGAETPKQAFFHLYHPLGSQHPFAAGGVGRSHKPTPAPSPALSGSTDQLIASPHLAFPGTTGLLAAQCLGAARGLEATASPGLLKPKNGGGELGYGELMGPLEKPGGRHKCRFCAKVFGSDSALQIHLRSHTGERPYKCNVCGNRFTTRGNLKVHFHRHREKYPHVQMNPHPVPEHLDYVITSSGLPYGMSVPPEKAEEEAAMPGGGVERKPLVASTTALSATESLTLLSTGAGTATAPALPAFNKFVLMKAVEPKSKADENTPPGSEGSAIAGVAESGTATRMQLSKLVTSLPSWALLTNHFKSTGSFPFPYVLEPLGASPSETSKLQQLVEKIDRQGAVAVASTASGASTTSAPATSSSASSGPNQCVICLRVLSCPRALRLHYGQHGGERPFKCKVCGRAFSTRGNLRAHFVGHKASPAARAQNSCPICQKKFTNAVTLQQHVRMHLGGQIPNGGTTLPEGGGTAQENGPEQSAVSGAGSFPQQPSQQPSPEEELSEEEEEDEEEEEDVTDEDSLAGRGSESGGEKAISVRGDSEEASGAEEEVGTVVAVATAGKEMDSNEKTIQQPSLPPPPPPPDSLDRTQPVEQGGSDVAGGTEGGGKPERSASPVSALALEGEGNSPTSVEELSLQEVMRKDPGESGSRKACEVCGQTFPTQAALEEHEKTHPKEGPLFTCVFCRQGFLERATLKKHMLLAHHQVQPFVPHGPQNIAALSLVPGCSSSITSPGLSPFPRKDDPTIP, from the exons ATGTCTCGGCGAAAGCAGCGGAAACCCCAACAGTTAATCTCGGACTGCGAAGGTCCCAGCGCGTCTGAGAACG GTGATGCTAGCGAGGAGGACCACCCCCAAGTCTGTGCCAAGTGCTGCGCACAATTCACTGACCCAGCTGAATTCCTCGCCCACCAGAATGCATGTTCTCCTGACCCCCCTGTAATGGTGATAATTGGGGGCCAGGAGAACCCCAACAACTCTTCAACCTCTTCTGAACCCCGGCCTGAGGGCCACAGCAGTCCCCAGGTCATGGAGGCCGAGCAGAGCAACCCCTCGGATTCCGGGTCCTCTGTACCCACAGATCCcacctggggcccagagaggaggggagaggagtctTCGGGGCACTTTCTCGTAGCTGCCACAGGTACAGcagctgggggaggtgggggcctgATCTTGGCCAGCCCTAAGCTAGGAGCAACTCCATTACCTCCAGAATCCACTCctgcaccaccaccccctccacctcctcctccgcCCCCAGGTGTAGGCAGCGGCCACTTGAACATCCCTCTGATCTTGGAAGAGCTCCGGGTACTGCAGCAGCGGCAGATCCATCAGATGCAGATGACTGAGCAAATCTGCCGGCAGGTGCTGCTGCTTGGCTCCTTAGGCCAGACAGTGGGCACCCCTTCCAGCCCCTCCGAGTTACCTGGGACAGGCGCCGTCTCCTCCACCAAGCCCTTGCTCCCCCTCTTCAGCCCCATCAAGCCTGTCCAAACTGGCAAGACACTGGCgccttcctccacctcctcctcctcctcaggggcGGAAACACCCAAGCAGGCTTTCTTCCACCTTTATCATCCACTGGGGTCACAGCACCCTTTTGCTGCCGGAGGGGTTGGGCGAAGCCACAAAcccacccctgctccctccccGGCCCTGTCAGGCAGCACAGATCAGCTGATTGCCTCGCCTCATTTGGCATTCCCAGGCACCACGGGACTTCTGGCAGCACAGTGTCTTGGGGCAGCCCGAGGCCTCGAGGCTACTGCCTCCCCAGGGCTCCTGAAGCCAAAGAATGGAGGTGGTGAGCTGGGCTATGGGGAGTTGATGGGTCCCTTGGAGAAGCCTGGTGGACGGCACAAATGCCGCTTCTGTGCCAAAGTATTTGGCAGTGACAGTGCCCTGCAGATCCACCTGCGTTCCCACACAGGTGAGAGGCCCTATAAGTGTAATGTCTGTGGCAACCGCTTTACCACGCGTGGCAACCTCAAAGTGCATTTCCACCGGCATCGGGAGAAGTACCCGCACGTGCAGATGAACCCTCACCCGGTACCAGAGCATCTGGACTACGTCATCACCAGCAGCGGCCTGCCCTATGGTATGTCCGTGCCGCCAGAGAAGGCCGAGGAGGAGGCGGCCATGCCAGGTGGCGGTGTGGAACGCAAGCCTCTGGTGGCCTCCACCACGGCACTCAGTGCCACAGAGAGCCTGACGCTGCTCTCCACTGGGGCAGGCACAGCCACGGCTCCTGCGCTCCCTGCTTTCAATAAGTTCGTGCTCATGAAAGCGGTAGAGCCAAAGAGTAAAGCTGATGAAAACACCCCACCCGGGAGCGAGGGCTCAGCCATCGCCGGCGTGGCAGAAAGTGGCACAGCAACCCGCATGCAGCTAAGTAAGCTGGTGACCTCGCTACCCAGCTGGGCCCTGCTTACCAACCACTTTAAGTCCACTGGTAGCTTCCCCTTTCCTTACGTGCTAGAGCCTTTGGGGGCTTCACCCTCTGAGACCTCCAAGCTGCAGCAACTGGTAGAGAAGATTGACCGTCAAGGAGCCGTGGCAGTGGCCTCTACTGCTTCGGGAGCCTCCACCACCTCTGCCCCTGCAACTTCATCCTCAGCCTCATCAGGACCTAACCAGTGTGTCATTTGTCTCCGGGTGCTGAGCTGTCCTCGAGCGCTGCGCCTGCATTACGGCCAACATGGAGGTGAGCGGCCCTTTAAATGCAAAGTGTGTGGCAGAGCTTTCTCTACCCGGGGCAATCTGCGTGCCCATTTCGTGGGCCACAAGGCTAGTCCAGCTGCCCGGGCCCAGAACTCCTGCCCCATTTGCCAGAAGAAGTTCACCAATGCTGTTACTCTGCAGCAGCATGTTCGGATGCACTTGGGGGGCCAGATCCCCAACGGTGGTACCACGCTCCCTGAAGGTGGGGGAACTGCCCAGGAGAACGGCCCTGAGCAGTCTGCAGTCTCCGGGGCAGGGAGCTTCCCCCAACAGCCATCCCAGCAGCCATCCCCAGAAGAGGAGTTGTccgaagaggaagaagaggacgaagaagaagaggaagacgtGACTGATGAAGATTCCCTGGCAGGGAGAGGCTCCGAGAGTGGAGGTGAGAAAGCGATATCAGTGCGTGGTGATTCAGAAGAGGCCTCCGGGGCAGAGGAGGAAGTGGGAACTGTGGTGGCAGTGGCCACAGCTGGGAAGGAGATGGACAGTAATGAGAAAACGATTCAACAGCCTTCtctgccgccaccgccgccgccgcctgacAGCCTGGATCGAACGCAGCCAGTGGAGCAGGGCGGCAGTGATGTTGCAGGAGGCACAGAAGGCGGGGGCAAACCGGAGAGGAGCGCCAGCCCAGTGTCAGCCTTGGCCCTAGAAGGTGAAGGCAACAGCCCCACCTCGGTCGAGGAGCTGAGCCTGCAGGAAGTGATGAGAAAGGATCCCGGAGAGAGCGGCAGCAGAAAGGCCTGTGAGGTGTGTGGCCAGACCTTTCCCACCCAGGCAGCTCTGGAGGAGCATGAGAAGACCCACCCCAAGGAGGGGCCGCTTTTCACTTGTGTTTTCTGCAGGCAGGGCTTTCTCGAACGGGCTACCCTCAAGAAGCATATGCTGCTGGCTCACCACCAGGTACAGCCCTTTGTCCCCCACGGCCCTCAGAATATTGCTGCTCTTTCCTTGGTCCCTGGCTGCTCATCCTCCATCACTTCCCCAGGGCTCTCCCCCTTTCCCCGAAAAGATGACCCCACGATCCCATGA